The Thermoanaerobaculales bacterium genome contains a region encoding:
- a CDS encoding CPBP family intramembrane metalloprotease — protein MFRKPWFWVAFVLFAVACATFGIINFPKAFPIVTLDLEMDREAALEAAGGLADRFGWGPAERRHAASFDLDRGVQSFVELEAGGREAFSRMLAEGLYSPYTWRVRHFAEFEANETLIRFTPAGKPFGFVEMIPEEDPGAALEPAAARAIAETAATRDWGIDLGAFERVEDAQEVRPSGRVDHTFVYERPSPMVGEEGRYRLRLVVTGDRFTELTNFVKVPEAFERRYEEMRSANNGIATGAAVAAALLYVIGGCVIGTFLLLRKRWVLWKHALAWGLFIAGLQALVVLNQWPLAWMGYDTAISATNFALEQVVQALLQLLGMGLLLTLSFMAAESLTRRAFPNHLQLWRVWSPGVAGTKSVAGQTAAGYLLVAVFLAFDVALYLFASRTLGWWNPSDALYDPNVIANYLPWLSSVAISLQAGFWEECLFRAIPIASAALLGQRFGGRKWWILGALVLQALIFGGGHANYPAQPAYARLVELILPAVGFGLLYLVFGLVPAIVLHFAYDVMWFAIPLFAASTPGIWVDRALVLALTLVPLLIVLARRIRAGRWGEVAEADRNLGWQPAAAAVAERPEAVPAAAGIGSRSRAALVAAGVIGLAAWFGLADFRSEVPALAAGRSAAVTAARAELAARGITIPEGWRALSAVEGAPSIEDRFVWQEGGAEAYRDLLGSYVAPPRWLVRFTSFEGDVVERAEEYQVSVGPDGAVERFSHRLPESRAGAQLESGAARELARQAVAERLGLDAGRLNEVSAEPEKRPERIDWRFVLSDKAAYPVEQGDARVAVEIGGDEVVDAYRFVHVPEDWERGERNRGSAAQLARIVCTVAAIAIFVAGGVIGVVRWSKGRFSPRTFALAASVVVVLGLIGLANSWPSITAQFSSAQPFALQAGMIVAGAVLLLVASATAMALAIGLVHRWVPRQPSPFRVADAAVAGGLGLAVAGAAAAAGRAAAPLDPTWPAFDAAGAASPFLAAALDPITGWIAGTALLLLILTFVEVASRSWTRWRVALSVGLVLAGLVLAGSDGVETVPRWLAAGLVTGLLLWLAYVVVLRRHLALLPVAAAAMSSLSFVREGIFRAFPAALAGSLTAGLLVLVAGVLWSRALTADSQAPT, from the coding sequence ATGTTCCGCAAGCCCTGGTTCTGGGTGGCGTTCGTGCTGTTCGCGGTGGCGTGCGCGACGTTCGGGATCATCAACTTCCCGAAGGCGTTTCCGATCGTCACCCTCGACCTGGAGATGGATCGGGAGGCGGCCCTCGAGGCGGCGGGCGGGCTCGCCGACCGCTTCGGATGGGGGCCGGCGGAGCGGCGCCATGCCGCCTCGTTCGATCTCGACCGCGGCGTCCAGAGCTTCGTCGAGCTCGAGGCCGGCGGACGGGAGGCGTTCTCGCGGATGCTCGCGGAGGGGCTCTACTCGCCCTACACCTGGCGGGTGCGCCACTTCGCCGAGTTCGAGGCCAACGAGACCCTGATCCGCTTCACCCCTGCGGGCAAGCCCTTCGGGTTCGTGGAGATGATCCCGGAGGAGGACCCGGGGGCCGCCCTCGAGCCAGCCGCCGCGCGGGCGATCGCGGAGACGGCGGCGACCCGCGACTGGGGGATCGACCTCGGCGCCTTCGAGCGGGTCGAGGACGCGCAGGAGGTGCGCCCGTCCGGCCGCGTCGATCACACCTTCGTCTACGAGCGGCCGTCGCCGATGGTCGGCGAGGAGGGCCGTTACCGGCTGCGGCTGGTGGTCACCGGCGACCGCTTCACCGAGCTGACCAATTTCGTCAAGGTGCCGGAGGCCTTCGAGCGCCGGTACGAGGAGATGCGTTCGGCCAACAACGGCATCGCGACCGGCGCCGCGGTCGCGGCCGCCCTGCTCTACGTCATCGGGGGGTGCGTCATCGGCACCTTCCTGCTGCTGCGCAAGCGGTGGGTGCTGTGGAAGCACGCGCTGGCATGGGGGCTGTTCATCGCCGGCCTGCAGGCCCTGGTCGTTCTCAACCAGTGGCCGCTCGCCTGGATGGGATACGACACTGCGATCTCCGCGACCAACTTCGCCCTCGAGCAGGTGGTGCAGGCGCTGCTGCAGCTGCTCGGGATGGGGCTCCTGCTCACCCTCTCGTTCATGGCCGCGGAGAGCCTGACCCGGAGGGCCTTCCCGAACCACCTGCAGCTGTGGCGTGTCTGGTCGCCCGGGGTGGCCGGCACGAAGTCCGTGGCGGGCCAGACCGCGGCCGGCTACCTGCTGGTGGCCGTCTTCCTCGCGTTCGACGTCGCGCTCTATCTGTTCGCGAGCCGCACCTTGGGCTGGTGGAACCCGTCCGACGCCCTCTACGACCCGAACGTGATCGCGAACTACCTGCCGTGGCTGTCGTCGGTCGCGATCTCCCTGCAGGCCGGGTTCTGGGAGGAGTGCCTCTTCCGCGCCATCCCGATCGCCAGCGCGGCCCTGCTTGGCCAGCGCTTCGGGGGAAGGAAGTGGTGGATCCTCGGCGCGCTGGTGCTGCAGGCGCTGATCTTCGGCGGCGGCCACGCCAACTACCCGGCCCAGCCAGCCTACGCCAGGCTGGTCGAGCTGATCCTGCCGGCGGTCGGATTCGGGCTGCTGTACCTCGTCTTCGGCCTGGTGCCGGCGATCGTCCTCCACTTCGCGTACGACGTGATGTGGTTCGCGATACCGCTGTTCGCCGCCTCGACCCCGGGCATCTGGGTGGACCGGGCGCTGGTCCTGGCGCTCACGCTGGTGCCACTCTTGATCGTGCTGGCGAGGCGCATTCGGGCCGGGAGGTGGGGCGAGGTCGCGGAGGCCGACCGCAACCTGGGCTGGCAGCCGGCCGCGGCGGCGGTGGCGGAGCGGCCTGAGGCCGTGCCGGCCGCCGCCGGCATCGGCTCGCGCTCGCGGGCCGCGCTCGTCGCCGCCGGGGTGATCGGCCTTGCCGCCTGGTTCGGCCTGGCCGACTTCAGGAGCGAGGTGCCGGCGCTCGCGGCAGGCCGCTCGGCGGCGGTGACGGCCGCCCGCGCCGAGCTCGCTGCGCGAGGGATCACGATCCCCGAGGGCTGGCGCGCGCTGTCGGCGGTCGAGGGAGCGCCCTCGATCGAGGACCGCTTCGTCTGGCAGGAGGGCGGTGCCGAGGCCTACCGCGATCTGCTGGGCAGCTACGTCGCCCCGCCGCGGTGGCTCGTACGGTTCACCTCATTCGAGGGCGACGTGGTGGAGCGGGCCGAGGAGTACCAGGTTTCGGTGGGTCCGGACGGAGCGGTCGAGCGCTTCTCTCATCGATTGCCGGAGTCGCGGGCGGGAGCCCAGCTCGAGTCCGGCGCCGCGCGCGAGCTTGCGAGGCAGGCCGTGGCCGAGCGGCTCGGCCTCGACGCCGGCAGGCTGAACGAGGTGTCTGCGGAGCCCGAGAAGCGGCCAGAAAGGATCGACTGGAGGTTCGTGCTCTCCGACAAGGCGGCCTACCCTGTCGAGCAGGGGGACGCGAGGGTCGCGGTCGAGATCGGCGGCGACGAGGTCGTCGACGCCTATCGGTTCGTGCACGTGCCCGAGGACTGGGAGCGCGGCGAGCGCAACCGCGGCAGCGCGGCGCAGCTGGCGCGGATCGTCTGCACGGTGGCGGCGATCGCGATCTTCGTAGCGGGCGGCGTGATCGGCGTCGTGCGCTGGAGCAAGGGCCGCTTCTCCCCGAGGACATTCGCGCTCGCGGCATCGGTCGTCGTCGTCCTCGGCTTGATCGGCCTCGCCAACAGCTGGCCCTCGATCACGGCGCAGTTCTCCAGCGCCCAGCCGTTCGCTCTGCAGGCGGGGATGATCGTGGCCGGTGCGGTCCTCCTCCTGGTCGCGTCGGCGACCGCGATGGCGCTGGCGATCGGCCTCGTCCACCGCTGGGTCCCGCGCCAGCCGTCCCCGTTCCGGGTCGCCGACGCCGCCGTCGCCGGCGGCCTCGGCCTCGCGGTCGCGGGTGCCGCTGCCGCGGCCGGAAGGGCGGCGGCCCCGCTCGATCCGACCTGGCCCGCGTTCGATGCCGCCGGCGCGGCGTCGCCGTTCCTCGCCGCCGCGCTGGATCCGATCACCGGATGGATCGCCGGAACGGCGCTGCTGCTGCTGATCCTGACCTTCGTGGAGGTCGCCTCCAGGAGCTGGACGCGGTGGCGGGTGGCGTTGTCCGTCGGGCTGGTGCTGGCCGGGCTGGTGCTGGCCGGCTCCGACGGCGTCGAGACCGTGCCGCGCTGGCTGGCAGCCGGGCTGGTGACCGGGCTGCTGCTGTGGCTCGCCTACGTCGTCGTGCTGCGCCGGCACCTGGCGCTGCTGCCGGTGGCTGCCGCGGCGATGTCGTCCCTGTCATTCGTGCGGGAGGGCATCTTCAGGGCGTTCCCGGCGGCGCTCGCCGGGTCGTTGACGGCGGGGCTGCTGGTGCTCGTCGCCGGCGTGCTGTGGAGCCGCGCGCTGACCGCCGACAGCCAGGCGCCGACCTGA